Genomic DNA from Mus musculus strain C57BL/6J chromosome Y, GRCm38.p6 C57BL/6J:
ataatcagaagtgctgataaattttaaaaacctttaaaatatgactgggagatatcaggttttttttttaattttatcacaactttgtaagcatgcccaagatctatgttgtcctcttactttccaaagaatccataattcatgattgccattggtttcaatacatgtcatttaaccctgtcaaattccaggtttgtttgcataaaaatagtcctcctctaactgtgggttttcataaagtgaaaattggtgtgctatccagtgtgctgcctcaaagaatctggcaatatttatgataagaagcacagcttaaagataaccaagggaaaggttggaacatgaaaaataaccaccatggatgttgtcaagtcagaaaccgaagactttctcagaacgaaaataaaaacaaaaatgaaacaaaacaaaacacaaaccaaacaaataaataaaaattcaacaaccaaacaataaaaaccatgcaagggtgtaattctttggcagaatattactcagatcatcaggcctttcagttgggatttcatttattatttctaggaggccatatgaaaaggtaaattcgagatgctgaatgtttctgagtgtaactagggaaggaaccagcctgagaggggttctatgatgtaagctgaactagggtgatgtcacagagcactggctggaggttgcgcatctattccacttggaggcgctagaatccattcaaggtgagttcactatcttcacagtggtgtgtcaaagccaggtcattttttcccacaggcttttggtgcctggtctctatcaggagatcttgacgactaggatatttttctatgggtaagtacatttatgaagtaattgggaccctcatagctacagaaagctaaaaattttctctcctacagtgagttactgtacattctactttccccatgtttattagcaagggagatgaatggtctaggttagtttatctcctgaatttattatccttgctaaccatatctagatcacaattccactaaaatgccaaagctcctgtttgtccatgtgcatgttagaagttattagttctaaaaggctgatattgcctcgactttttgagttgttcttgagttcagtgatgcaatggcttaatcgaataattctgaagctgggtcatgagaaacaataaagaaggacagtggtgtgctgtgtccctggggggatatttgtgaatgcaagaacttagctcagagcttacacgtacaagagaatcatggtgacccctctggccttttttttttttctcttcttcttgatcattgggggtaattgtcatagcaccacctaaattgacatagaaattcaaggagaggatcctcatcagagacaaatttactcaggtctgaagaaataaatgttgatctgagtatgttattctgagctctagagaattacttgttaattacactatttttatttccttgtttcccttgtttctttgtttctttgtttgtttgtttgcttgcttggttaattttatttgagtttctgtatgtttagatttggctgtcaggaaactcactgtgtagaccagactagtctttctctcactaaggtctgcctcactctgcctcttgagtactatgattaaagttatgggtcactaccacttcctattaacttctccatttgattgtttggtttgttattttttgtttgtatttctgttttgtttgtttttcgtttgattttcgtttgttttcttttacttgatgttgttgttgttgtttttgttgttgagacagggttcctctctatagcactgactgccctggaactcactttttagaccaggctggtctctaatttagaaatctgcctgtccttgccttctgagttctgggattaaatgcgtgtaccaccatggctgacttattaacttcttatttttataaaattaattttaggagctcaaaactgtttagcataatcttcttcacctgctcagaagttctcttagagaagagtcttggtccagcattcactcccaacccataaccattgcccatcaggaattcatatatatgatagaggcaacagcattgtgtctggtttaaacgggcaagatcttcagtcccaggcaatgagcaagtatgatatttgacgggaatggaagccacaagacagtgtgatctagcacaacaggtctacagccaggtagaagacaatacatctgaagagtctgagcatgacatcactcaagaagaagagtaggaggaagccttcttcccaggccctggggaatattgttggctgcagaatttctcacgggtggaaggaaggtaatgagcctgtcacccattggaaggccatcattctaggtcaactgccaacaaacccttctctttatttggtgaagtatgacggaattgacagtgtctacggacaggagctccacagcgatgagaggattttaaatcttaaggtcttgcctcacaaagtagtttttcctcaggtgagggatgtccacctcgcaggcgcactggttggcagagaggtacaacacaaatttgaggggaaagatggctctgaggacaactggagtgggatggtgctagcccaggtgccattcttacaggactatttttacatttcctacaagaaggatccggtcctctacgtctatcagctcctggatgactacaaggaaggtaacctccacatcattccagagacccctctggctgaggcgagatcaggtgatgacaatgacttcttaataggttcctgggtgcagtacaccagagatgatggatccaaaaagtttggaaaggttgtttacaaagttctagccaatcctactgtgtactttatcaaatttctcggtgacctccatatctatgtctatactctggtgtcaaatatcacttaaattgaaaaaaaatcacaaagtacagaaatgtaaacttataagattgaaaaaaaatgtttgttttcctgtgttgggtacctatgggtctttgacaacctcagtatctttgtcaataaaatttgttttgttctaaaaattaatacgtgtgacatgacatgcttttagtgaacactttgttggaagagatggactatggtagaaagaacatcaaaggaagatgaaagttgcaacgcaggctgtgaacagtgcatacatctaatatcacacaggctaaaatggacaggacttagattctgtggtctgcatagtgagcaaggaattggagatatgacttagaggagcagggatggcagcaaaaaatggatttttaggaagaagcagagaaagacaggacatagatagaatctctggtatgaagtctgagggagaaacaacaagttggggaaagagtgatagataaaaggaatgtggccttgttacacaaagtgcaacccagaaaactgatccaaagagattcagaaatcagacaaaataaggtttcatttgaataatgaaaccaaatgaaacttgtctctcattttaagatttattatctttatttatatgggtgggagtagggcatgagcttgagagtataggtgaccacagagacatgagttgtcagatcccatggagctggcattaaagctgattgttaaccattggatatgaattcaagaaaacaaatccagtttttttgcggtacagtagtgctcttgacaacatggtcatctattcccattaagatatctttttaagaaatccaatattaacatgcagaaaagagaccaggaagaagttaagaaagattaaattgatggtgacctttaaaaacaataaaggacacacaaaggactagaggacactgagggacaaatgaattctaagatgaagttctcaaaatgtgaagcaggagacccaagaagaatagaaattttctgcaagtagttaaaattgggcatatccacattaggttctttggtttcttaacaaatagccagctgatcagatcaaagagtaatttaaaagagaaaaaaataaactgtgagataatatatggtggggcgtggatcctgagttctttccctgtgcaatctttgcctgggatgaatcctgtgatcttttggaggtctctgttgagtgccccagatgaccatcaaaaagctcaccactggcctgttcccctggctctcctccaaacatctgactcccaacatacctatgtaccatttcagcctgtctattccctggaaattcctgtctcaaatttatgtgtgacctccttctcataaaacagtgaaggtgtactcaatgcatatgtgctgatctcttttctatgccagttctcatgggtttcaaactctatgaggttgcccaatatgttggtcactactcctgagtagcccctgtgcttcatgggggtcttaatgggtcccatatgcactctgagtgtttcttttgtttgtttgtttggttggttttattgttgttgtaggttttttagtttttttgttttgtttgtttgtttgttttttgtttgtttgtttttgtattgttttttgtttttgtttttagtcaggcttgtcatggactcaatcatttgtgttttttctctagaataagtttgaatgccaaatgacttgaaaatactctttattgttgattaattttgatatctgggagagtttctatgctagctggatgtcttaattagggtttcaatgctgtgaaaaaccactatgactaagacaactcattagagacatttcattagggcttttcaacatttcattgcagtttcagaggttcagtccactatcatcaaggaagtgaacatgcaagtgtctgggcatatgtagtggtggagaggaagcttagagtcttctgcatgcagggatgttgtcttccacactgagcagagctttaaagcctcacagtgatatgcttcctccaaaaaggccacacctactcctacaaggccacacctcctcataggccaactacattcagagtgccatactggtttcatagcaacttgaaaagatctagagtcttgcaagaggaggagcctcagttgagaaaatgcctcattaagatcaagcttttaggaattttcttaattggtgggagaggacccagtttattgtgggtggggacacccttgtggtggtagtcttgtgctccttatggaagcaagacttaaggagcatgtcaataagc
This window encodes:
- the Gm21127 gene encoding Y-linked testis-specific protein 1-like, with amino-acid sequence MTSLKKKSRRKPSSQALGNIVGCRISHGWKEGNEPVTHWKAIILGQLPTNPSLYLVKYDGIDSVYGQELHSDERILNLKVLPHKVVFPQVRDVHLAGALVGREVQHKFEGKDGSEDNWSGMVLAQVPFLQDYFYISYKKDPVLYVYQLLDDYKEGNLHIIPETPLAEARSGDDNDFLIGSWVQYTRDDGSKKFGKVVYKVLANPTVYFIKFLGDLHIYVYTLVSNIT